From one Desulfobacteraceae bacterium genomic stretch:
- the lysM gene encoding peptidoglycan-binding protein LysM translates to MGLFDFISDMGEKLFGSQDQAAEKIKAKIEAANPGVKDLDVTFKDGVVHLSGTAESAEAMEKAVLMAGNVQGVSEVKAEGITAPPQQAKVDYYVIQKGDSLSAIAKRYYGDAKEYPRIFEANREVIKNADLIYPGQKIRIPLV, encoded by the coding sequence ATGGGTTTATTCGACTTTATCAGTGACATGGGGGAAAAGCTTTTCGGCAGCCAGGACCAAGCGGCCGAAAAGATCAAGGCTAAAATCGAGGCAGCCAATCCCGGTGTCAAGGACCTCGACGTAACCTTTAAAGACGGCGTCGTCCACCTGAGCGGTACGGCGGAGAGTGCTGAGGCCATGGAAAAAGCGGTCCTGATGGCCGGAAACGTTCAGGGGGTGTCGGAGGTGAAGGCTGAAGGCATCACTGCGCCGCCCCAGCAGGCCAAGGTCGATTACTACGTCATTCAAAAAGGGGATTCCCTATCGGCCATCGCCAAACGCTACTACGGCGATGCCAAGGAGTACCCGCGGATTTTCGAGGCCAACCGTGAGGTTATAAAGAACGCCGACCTGATCTATCCGGGTCAGAAAATCCG